In Salvelinus alpinus chromosome 19, SLU_Salpinus.1, whole genome shotgun sequence, the genomic stretch AGAATCAACACACTGAACAATTGTAAGGCAGAAAGTAGGTTCAAGTCTCCCTTGTAATGTAGGTTTTTCTTCCATTTGGAATATTAGATGAAGGTTTATGGTATATCTACTTCGGCTATAGGTACAATCCCCTAACACCACATAATGGGAAAAGCAGCTATCCACTAATGCCTTATCTTCTGAGGACTTTGCCATGTCTTCAAAATGTTTCAAAAAATTCCAATatgtaaacaacaaaaaaatgcaaaATCTCTCAGTTGTCATACTACACAGTGCCTGCATCAAGAAAAAGTAACCCATAGTCATCAAAACAGGACACTACAGTGTaagacatgcacacacagtcaCAAATTCTGATGACAACTTGGGTATGTGAACTGACTGATTTATCTCAGGAAAATGCTCAACATAATATGAATAGTTTGGCTCAGTCCAAAAGGATATGGTAAGTAAGTACAGTTGTGTTAGCAAACCCACATTCTGAGTCGCTGAAAACTCAGttacagggatggagggaatactactagtcatactatTTAACTTAAGGAGCAAAGGTTTTAAACTGTTGGCTTGTTTTGGAGGTAACCTCACAAACACCGTTACAAAGAAATGTTAAAGGACCTTCTGGTCTTCATTGTTCAGGTAAAtactacagtcagtcagtgctcTTTGAGCCCTGTTGGAAGGCTGATAGTGGTTGCTCAGTGGTTGTTAATCATTGACTAATATTCTACTTCAAAGTGCAGAAAATACTCACAAAACCTATTGTCCTGGCTGAGATAACTAGTGTTTTCGTCATGAACCCAGCGGTGAGCTCGACAGAAAAAAGACAAGTGACATTAGTAGTAGACCGGAGATGTTGTTTTGCACTATGGCAGGAAGAAAGGCCATGCTCAGCAGGAGAGTAGGACAGTCCCCAAAAGTGAAAACCCCTGTCCGCACTGCAAAACCCTGCCTTGGTTATAATACCACGCCCAGGCTGGTCCGCCTGCCCCTCCCCTCCGCACACTGCAGCCTCCATCAACACTTCTGAGCCTCCACAGGAGACATGGCGATGTAGGATCCGTTCCTCATTGGCTGGTTGGTGTGGTTGTTTTCTGATGGTTCAACCTCTGGTTTGTCGCTGACTTGAGTGTAGGCAGTTTCGTCTTTTGCCGTCTGAAGAGGGAAAAACATTTTGTAAAGGTCAAAAGAATCCCATCATGAAAACAACAACCAGTTATATACTTATAACTAAATTGGAAATATTGTACACATGAAAATTAAATGTTTAATGCAATGTTATAGAATAAACTAATTGTGGCTATATAATGAATTAATGTCACTGTACAAAACCACCAAACCCAAAATACTTTTCAACTTAAAGAACAAATATAATATGAAGCAGGAATGAGATGGAtgtacactgaaccaaaatataaatgcaacatgtaaagtgttggtcccatgtttcatgagctgaaataaaatatcccagaaatgttccatacgcacaaaaagcttacttctctcaaatgttgtgctcaaatttgtttacaaccctgttagtgagcatttctcctttgccaagataatccatccacctgactggtgtggaatatcaagaagctgattaaacagcatcattacacaggtgcagcttgtgctggggacaataaaaggcagctctaaaatgtgcagttttgtcatgctacacaatgccacagatgtctgaagttttgagggagcgtgcaattggtatgctgactgcaggaatgtccaccagagctgttgccagagaaatgAATGTACATTTTTCTATCATAAACCGCCTCCGtcatttcagagaatttggcagtatgtccaaccagcctcacaaccgcagaccacgtgtatgacgttgtgtgggtgagcggtttgctgatgtcaacgttgtgaacagagtggcccatagtggggttatggtacaggcaagcataagctatggacaacgaacacaactgcatgtaatcgatggcaatttgaatgcacagcgataccatgatgagatactgaggcccattgtggtgccattcagccgcctccatcacctcatgtttcagcatgataatgcacggccccatgtcgcaaggatctgtacacaattcctggaaactaAAACGGTCACAGTCCTTCCATGGCCACCATACATGTCAACttggcacagccattgaagaggagtgggacaacattccacaggcctcaATTAACAGCCTGagcaactctatgcgaaggagatgtgtcgcgctgcatgaaacaaaatggtggtcataccagacactgactggttttctgatccacgcccctaacttttattattttttaagtactctgatcaacagatgcatctgtattcccaatcatgtgaaatccatattaGGGActtatgaatttatttcaattgactgatttccttatatgaactgtaactctttgaaattaaaagtagaaagtaacatttttgaaattgataaatgttacatttatatttttgttcagtgtatgcatatatacttaacaaaaatataaatgcaaaaaaacaaacatttctgggatctttttttcagctcatgaaaaatgggaccaacactttacatgttgcgtttatatttttgttcagtacatacacataaatatatacatacaagtatgtggacaccgcctcaaatttgtggattcagctaagtcagccacacccattgctgacaggtgtataaaattgagcacaccgccatgcaaacCTCCATAGGCAAACATTAGCACTAGAATGGGctaactgaagagctcagtgactttcaatgtcataggatgccacctttccaacaagtcagttcgtcaaatttctgccctggtagagctgccccggtcaactgtaagtgctgttattgtgaagtggaaacgtagcGCACAACAATAgtctgtcctcgattgcaacactcactacagagtttcaaactgcctctggaagcaacatcagcacaataactgttagtcgggagcttcatgaaattagtttccatggccgagcagccgcacacaagcctaagaccaccatgaaaaatgccaagcgtcggctggagaggtgtaaagctcgccgccattggactctggagcagaggaaacacgttctctggagtgatgaatcacgcttcaccatctggcagtccaacggacgaatctgggttcggCAGATGCCAGGAAAACACTAGCTGCCCcattgcatagtgccaactgtaaagtttgatggaggaggaataatggtctggggctgtttttcagggttcgggctaggccccttagttccagtgaagggaaatcttgatgctacaatgacattctagacgattctgtgcttccaactttgtggtaacagtttggggaaggccctttcttgtttcagcatgacattgccaccgtgaacaaagcgaggtccatacagaaatggtttgtcgagatcggtgtggaataacttgactggcctgcagagccctgacctcaactccattgaacacctttgggatgaattggaacgccgactgtgagccaggcctaatcacccaacatcagtgcccgacctcactaatgctcttgtggctgaatggaagcaagtgtccacagcaatgttccaacatctagtggaaagacctcccagaagaatggaggctgttttatggcagcaaagggggggaccaactccatattaatgcccatgattttgtaatgagatgtttgacgagcaggtgtccacatactttggccGTGTATATATAATCCCTAAAGATAATTGAAAATTATAAGCAACAAGTAAGAATTGCTAACAGCTCAAAGAAAATAGCAAACGAAGCAAAATGAAGACTTACAGTAAAAGAATGAAAAGCTTCAGTAAAATCAATACGTTTTACTTCATTCTAAAACAGAAaggaaaaaaagggggggggggggtacagaaaTGCTTTATCATAATACGTTAACTATACAGTTCTTTACAATAGCTGTATTTGATAAAACAGGCTTTATCTGAACACTTTAAAATACCAATTCTCTGTCTGATGTGAACTCCTACTTTGTTTCTCAACATGAACATGCCGGCAGGCCTATATCTGTTTTGTTGAACCATGTGGGGAAGATACTAAGCTAACTCTTATCTAACTGAGTCATGACTGATAGGTGGGGAATGGGGTCATGCACAAGGGGTCAGAACGACTGACCAAGACAAACACAGATAAGTGTTGAAAGTACACTGGCTAACCTACAGGATTACTAGAGTTCAGTGCCTGTACGTCACTGTAGACTGTCATCATTGTGACTGTCTGCCAACGAGGAATTGCTCAATTCAGATATATACTTCCTGTTCTGACCTCAGTGGTTTCAATTGTTAGAAAGGCCAGCCGGAATAACATTTCATACAGACATTACAGGAGGTAGGACATGATGACCATGTGAGTTTTATCATGCAAGTAGTTGGAGGTTACCCTCAGTCACCAGACCAGTGATGTTAATATAGAAGTATAAATGGTCTATCAACAGATAAACATTGAACACAGTCAAAGCTAACATAAAACCTTTGTTGTGACATTGCACCACTATAGACTAATAACCACTTATGAAATCCTTCACCACAACTGACATTGTGAGTGAAGTGCCCAATTGTAAATTAAATGTACAATTTACACTATATTTCAGAGAAGCTAATGAATATTCTTGTTTGGGGTGTCCTGGGCGTAAGTGCAGGGGTAGAGGGGAGGTCTTACCTTCTTCTGGCGAGACCTGCAGACCAGGAGGACGAAGACTACGAGCAGGATGGCGCCCATGCCCACAATGAGCAGAGGGAAGTTGGACACCAGGGTCACGATGAGCAGCAGGGTCCTCATCTGGGTAGCAGAGTCATCGTCGATAGTGGCCGTCTGGGGGAGGTCACTAAGGTTATCAACCCCTCTTTACTATTTCATTAACTGGTGTTATTTAACTGTAAACCAGTTATTAACTAGTCTTAATAATATACCTGTAATAAAGGATTTTCTCTGGCAAAATTTAGAAACTTCATTTGACATTTCTAGGCTGTACGTGAGGCTGACTGAATTTCACAAaataatggagagagggagggaggagatatgTCTTACCTCATTGACAAACATGATAGGGAAAATTGTAAAGTTTAGATGTTTGGTTTTGCTGAGGAAGAGAAAATGTAATGAGGACTCAAGGTTCAACAATGGGCCTTCTCATCCTTCATACGAATTGAGTTTGAAAAGATCAGGCTTCAAAGTGTGTAAAACTGTTCTGGTCTTTACTTACGGAAAGCCTGGAACTCTGTTCAAAATTATATTGAGCTGGGCTCTCTTGCAGGCACGGATGGGGACCCCAGTGGTctagaaatacaaaataaaataaaatattcttTAAAATGCAGTTACATCTTGTCCTTTCCGATATGGAGACAGCTAATTTTAATAATCCACTGGTACTTCAtaaaacacacaaatacaaaatGTCACAAAGCTATTAAATACAGTCTATTTATAATCAGATTGAGACTATGTAAAcagtatacactcagtggccagtttattaggtacaccaccccgttcatgaaaatggttcgctcctacacaGTGAGTCATATGGCCGTggtttgctatataaagcaggcaaacaggcattcagttactgtttcgattgaacgttagaatgggcaaaacgagtaacctaagcgactttgagcgtggtaggATCGCCGGTGCCAGGTGCGCCaattccagtatctcagaaacagacGGCCTCTGGGGATTTTCACACACGACCGTGTCttgggtttaccgagaatggtggaACAGGCAAAACacatccagtcagcagcagtcctgtgggcgaaaactagaggtcgaccgattatgatttttcaacaccgataccgattattggaggaccaaaaaaagccgataccgattaatcggacaatttttttttttttttttgtaataatgacaattacaacaatactgaatgaacacttattttaacttaatataatacatcaataaaatcaatttagcctcaaataaataatgaaacatgttcaatttggtttaaataatgcaaaaacaaagtgttggagaagaaagtgcaatatgtgtcatgtaagaaagctaacgtttaagttccttgctcagaacatgagaacatatgaaagctggtggttcgggtaagaagttttaggttatagttattataggaattataggactatttctctctataccatttgtatttcattaacctttgactattggatgttcttataggcactttagtattgccagtgtaacagtatagcttccgtccctctcctcgctcctacctgggctcaaaccaggaacacaacgacaacagccaccctcgaagcagcattacccatcgctccacaaaagccgcagcccttgcagagcaaggggaacaactactccaagtctcagagcgagtgacgtttgaaacgctattagcgcgcaccccgctacctagctagccatttcacatcggttacaccagcctcatctcgggagttgataggcttgaagtcataaacagcagagctgctggcaaaacgcacgaaagtgctgttcgaatgaatgcttacgagcctgctggtgcctactatcgctcagtcagactgatctatcaaatcatagacttaattataacataataacacacagaaatatgagccttaggtcattaatatggtcgaatccggaaactatcatctcgaaaacaagacgtttattctttcagtgaagtacggaaccgttccgtattttatctaacgggtggcatccataagtctaaatattcctgttacattgcacaaccttcaatgttatgtcataattacgtaaaattctggcaaattaggcagcCCAagcaggtaaaaaaatatatacttctgtgtattaatTTTAAGAAAGgcttgatgtttatggttaggtacacattggagcaacgatacgcaccgcatcgattatatgccacgcaggacacgctagataaactagtaatatcatcaaccatgtgtagttaactagtgattatgattgattgttttttataagataagtttaatgctagctagcaacttaccttggcttactgcattcgcgtaacaggcaggctcctcgtggagtgcaatgtaatcaggtggttagagcgttggactagttaactgtaaggttgcaagattgaatcccccgagctgacaaggtaaaagtctgttgttctgcccgacaccaaatcggtgtccaaaaataccgatttccgattgttatgaaaacttgaaatcggccctaattaaatcggccattccgattaatcggtcgacctctagcaaaaacagcttgttgatgagcgaggtcgaaggagaatggcaagaatcgtgtaaACTAACAGGCCGGTCAAACAGGAACACAAATCACAGTTCCTGTTGTGTCATGTTGATGGCAGAGTCAGATTTGGCGTAAGCTGCGTgcgtccatggccccatcctgcctagtgtcaacggtacaggctgctGGAGTTGGTGTGGGGAGTGTTTTCCTGGCACATGTtcggtcccttgataccaattgagcaaagTTGGAACGCCACAGTGCATCTGAACATTGTTGCTGAccaggtgcatcccttcatggcTAAAGAGGGGTCCGACCTGATACTAGATGGtgcacctaataaactggccaccgAGTTCAGGGCCCATAACAAATCCCACATATTGGCCTTAtgacatacatatacatacagtggggcaaaaaagtatttagtcagccaccaattgtgcaagttctcccacttaaaaagatgagagaggcctgtaattttcatcataggtacacttcaactatgacagacaaaatgagaaaagaaaatccagaaaatcacattgtaggattttttatgaatttatttgcaaattatggtggaaaataagtatttggtcaataacaaaagtttatctcaatactttattatataccctttgttggcaatgacagaggtcaaacgttttctgtaagtcttcacaaggttttcacacactgttgctggtattttggcccattcctccatgcagatctcctctagagcagtgatgttttggggctgttgctgggcaacacggactttcaactccctccaaagattttctatggggttgagatctggagactggctaggccactccaggaccttgaaatgcttcttacgaagccactccttcgttgcccgggcggtgtgtttgggatcattttcatgctgaaagacccagccacgtttcatcttcaatgcccttgctgatggaaggaggttttcactcaaaatctcatgatacatggccccattcattctttcctttacacggatcagtcgtcctggtccctttgcagaaaaacagccccaaagcatgatgtttccacccccatgcttcacagtaggtatggtgttctttggatgcaactcagcattctttgtcctccaaacacgacgagttgagtttttaccaaaaagttatattttggtttcatctgaccatatgacattctcccaatcttcttctggatcatccaaatgctctctagcaaacttcagacgggcctggacatgtactagcttaagcagggggacacgtctggcactgcaggatttgagtccctggcggcgtagtgtgttactgatggtaggctttgttactttggtcccagctctctgcaggtcattcactaggtccccccgtgtggttctgggatttttgctcaccgttcttgtgatcattttgaccccacggggtgagatcttgcgtggagccccagatcgagggagattatcagtggtcttgtatgtcttccatttcctaataattgctcccacagttgatttcttcaaaccaagctgcttacctattgcagattcagtcttcccagcctggtgcaggtctacaattttgtttctggtgtcctttgacagctctttggtcttggccatagtggagtttggagtgtgactgtttgaggttgtggacaggtgtcttttatactgataacaagttcaaacaggtgccattaatacaggtaacgagtggaggacagaagagcctcttaaagaagaagttacaggtctgtgagagccagaaatcttgcttgtttgttattgaccaaatacttattttccaccataatttgcaaataaagtatttaaaaatcctacaatgtgattttctggatttttttttctaattttgtctgtcatagttaaagtgtacctatgatgaaaatgacaggcctctctcatctttttaagtgggagaacttacacaattggtggctgactaaatacttttttgccccactgtacatacagtggggagaacaagtatttgatacactgccgattttgcaggttttcctacttacaaagcatgtagaggtctgtaatttttatcataggtacacttcaactgtgagagacggaatctaaaacaaaaatccagaaaatcacattgtatgatttttaaataattaatttgcattttattgcatgacataagtatttgatcacctaccaaccagtaagaattccggctctcacagacctgttagtttttctttaagaagccctcctgttctccactcattacctgtattaactgcacctgtttgaactcgttacctgtataaaagacacctgtccacacactcaatcaaacagattccaacctctccacaatggccaagaccagagagctgtgtaaggacatcagggataaaattgtagacctgcacaaggctgcgatgggctacaggacaataggcaagcagcttggtgagaaggaaacaactgttggcgcaattattagaaaatggaagaagttcaagatgacggtcaatcaccctcggtctggggctccatgcaagatttcacctcgtggggcatcaatgatcatgaggaaggtgagggatcagcccagaactacacggcaggacctggtcaatgacctgaagagagctgggaccacagtctcaaagaaaaccattagtaacacactacgccgtcatggattaaaatcctgcagcgcacgcaaggtccccctgcttaagccagtgcatgtccaggcctgtctgaagtttgccaatgaccatctggatgatccagaggaggaatgggagaaggtcatgtggtctgatgagacaaaaatagagctttttggtctaactccactcgccgtgtttggaggaagaagaagtatgagtacaaccccaagaacaccatcccaaccgtgaagcatggaggtggaaacatcattctttggggatgcttttctgcaaaggggacaggacgactgcaccgtattgaggggaggatggatggggccatgtatcgcgagatcttggccaacaacctccttccctcagtaagagcattgaagatgggtcgtggctgggtcttccagcatgacaacgacacgaagcacacagccatggcaactaaggagtggctccgtaagaagcatctcaaggtcctggagtggcctagccagtctccagacctgaacccaatagaaaatctttggagggagctgaaagtccgtattgcccagcgacagccccgaaacctgaaggatctggagaagatctgtagggaggagtgggccaaaatccctgctgcagtgtgtgcaaacctagtcaagaactacaggaaacgtatgatctctgtaattgcaaacaaaggtttctgtaccaaatattaagttctgcttttctgatgtatcaaatacttatgtcatgcaataaaatgcaaattaattacttaaaaatcatacaatgtgattttctggatttttgttttagattccgtctctcatagttgaagtgtacctatgataaaaattacagacctctacatgctttgtaagtaggaaaacctgcaaaatcggcagtgtatcaaatacttgttctccccactgtacatacatacgtacgtacacatacatacatgcatacatgttAGATAAAATGTTTGTTCATACCGGATTAAGATCAAGGTAAGTCTCATGCTCCTCCTTGTTGGGGCTCAGTCCTTCAACAGCATTAATGTACATGGCATCGGCCTGATAGAAGTGAGGAAATGACACCACGATAGGGGCACCTATGGACAAGAGGAAGGAGATGGGGGTGAAACAtgatttaaaggcccagtgcagtcaaacattttctgtgttttatatacatctCCActctgaggttggaataatactatgaaattgtgaaaattatgataatgccctttagtgtaagagctgtttgaaaagagcacctgaaatttcagcctgtttttgtTGGATGGAGTTGCCTGGTGATATCACCAGGTGCTAAATTTGTtaacagaccaataagaaagagagttccaaacctctctaccAATAACAGCACTTCTTTCcttctccccactcagaccactaccagacggtcctagcaaaattcttgcttgagaaattgctctttgccaaGAAGCTATGCGTttcttttttaccattttaatttaaaacaaatcACAgttaggtacttaattgttacccagaaatgatttgatattgagaaatggctgcattggaccttaaaGAGACAAAAATAAAACACAAGCAACCAATATGATCAACTAACCTATATCCTTATCCTGGACTGCCATCAGGGAGGATTAAGCAAAACAAagtcaaatgtttgaatattgatGGTCTAAAAAAAGGAAATATCATGGACAGATGTGAGAGATTTCTAATGTGTGCTATCTGGTATTATAACCCACGCACAGAGACAGCGGAACAGATAGCAAAAATGTGTGTAGAGTTCCTCCTTGCCATTGGAAAGGCAGCCCATACCGGACAGCCATAACAGCATCCAGACTGTTGGAACTTTCTCTGCTGCACCACACCGTGAATAAGCATGTTTcttaacacacatacagtacaggacTTAAAAATACATCTATTCCCCCCACGAGAATTAATGGTTACAGTAGTGCATTTATATGCCATGCGTTTGTACATGGATTGTTTTACAAGAGGAAACCATTTAGAGATAAGCCTTATCCTAGCCCTCAAGTCCACAGCTATGCAGGCAATTCAAGTGTTTTATAGCCCTCATCCAGAGTTAATCATTCACCATCTACACCATTGTAAAATCTGGATAGTCAAACATGGGAATTTCTGATGTTTACTGCAGCTGGAAGCGCAGCTAGAGCTGGACTGACTAGGGTTATCTAAACAATAGGTTATGTTGTTAGTCAAATCAAACAGTGGGGAAGTGGGGCGCATGCTTTGTTATGCAAACCAGGGTTGCAACAGGGTGACGAACCGTCACGTACCTTCTCGGCAAACACTGACTTTAAGCACCCCGGTGCCAAGGCAGTCCCCAGCTGGCACACAGAAGCCGGCGTTGGTAGGGTTCTCCTTAGGACTCTGCAGGACATCACGTGGAGGGGCGAAGCGGTAGGCTGGGATGCCCTTCACTTCCACGTCCTCAACATAACCCAGATGGATAGACCTAGAACACAGGGAGAAGTGGGAATAAGGATATGGGGACACGACGTGTAGTAGGACTTTCCCATATCGAAATTATGGCAGGATTTTGAAACTCTTCATTCAGTTCTACATGTCATTTCCAGAGAAGAGTGTGAGGTCGCGGTTTATCAGTCTGATAGGGATAAgagtctgttgttttccaagaaTTCCTGGCTGTCACCTAAACCACTGCCCCGCTTTGTACTTGCTACTTTGACTGTAAACAAATCAGAGACTACCGATAATACAAGATTTGGAGATATGACTGTGACGTACCTGCAGAGGTCAGCAGCGAAGATGTACAGCAGCTCT encodes the following:
- the LOC139545620 gene encoding lysosome membrane protein 2-like isoform X1, whose translation is MTRRSCAIYATGILCAHLLIVGIALVVAQVFQTMIYNRLKKELTLTEASRVFESWKNPPPPVYMEYYFFNVTNPEVFLAGGKAAVTQIGPYTYREYRPRENVTFLENGTKVYALNPKTFVFVPEKSRGDPEVDILRTVNIPAVAVMNELNSYSFLLRTFVSMWMNSIGVEIFMTRTVHEVLWGFKDPLLSKIHAMKPEVDEMFGLMWKKNGTDEGEFVFLTGERDYMEYGRIDTWNGLTEMSWWSSNQSNMINGTDGSVFHPLLSRKELLYIFAADLCRSIHLGYVEDVEVKGIPAYRFAPPRDVLQSPKENPTNAGFCVPAGDCLGTGVLKVSVCREGAPIVVSFPHFYQADAMYINAVEGLSPNKEEHETYLDLNPTTGVPIRACKRAQLNIILNRVPGFPKTKHLNFTIFPIMFVNETATIDDDSATQMRTLLLIVTLVSNFPLLIVGMGAILLVVFVLLVCRSRQKKNEVKRIDFTEAFHSFTTAKDETAYTQVSDKPEVEPSENNHTNQPMRNGSYIAMSPVEAQKC